GAGTTACTAAAACTTtgatacatttaatacattattttGGCAGGTGACCAAAGCACAGGCATGACCAAAGAAACCTGTTTTAGCTCTGAAACCTGTCATTATTTTACTGTCTGCTCCCTATTTTTGTAATGCAAATGATTACTGTAAAGTACAGTAATCAACAAGCTTAAattcagaggtggaaagtaacaaattacatttactcgcattactgtaattgagtagtttttttgtgtgtacttttaaagtagtttttaaaatctgtaattttcttttactcaagtatgttttgtttgaagtattgtacttcgctacatttgaaatcatattcactactgagtaaaaaaataaatgaatgaaaatgaaaaataataaaaaataatgcaacggaaaagggaaaaaaattgcaccccaGAAACCACGGCACTGATTGACTGATTTTCATCTGATTGAAAGCGAATTGCCATCAAATTCTTCTGAAGCAAACCCCTGGCCATTGTAACGGACACtactatgtatgtatgtatttatgttgcCCTTTTAAGACTTGCTGCTCCTTCCACAGTGTGTGCACtgcccaggtgtgtgtgtgagaaagagagaacggAGTAGGAGCTCAGATGTGCTTTTTACCCTCGAAACGCTCTATTTTCTTactcttttcttttactttgttttgtatTAGAATTTTGTGACACTGAAAGAGACCAATAAAGGTTTTGTCCTAAACATTATTCTTGGCTCTAAACTCTTTTTTCCTTCGGCTATCCGCCCCAAAGTGTAACATCATACTTAAGCGACCACTTGgatttcaagcacaagaaaggcaacagctttattatgcaaatgtgttccttcaattaaaaacaactagtcTGAGACTTATATTcgcttgtctttttttaactaatcccccatcccacctgctgttaaaaaaagtaactcgGTAACTTTTAgtctgagtaaatttttaatgagctactttttacatttacttgagtagatttttataatggtaactttacttgtacttcagtaaaatttcactgaagtaacagtacttgtACGAGAGTACAAAATTtcattactctttccacctgtacttaaatttttttttattttcatctggCAATTGCTTTGATTCAAAGCGACTTACAACTAAGATGAGCAAATTAAATCCATACATTAAGTGTTTGAAAAAAGATGTCAGTATGTGCTGCCCTACGTAAATGTCTATAGCTcctaaaagaaacaaacaaacaatgaaaTGACAAGTTTTAGATGTGAAAGAAATTGTACAAAAATTTACTTAGCATACTTAATGGTAGTGTCAAATTACAAATGCTAGTGTTCTTATACATGATCAGTTAACTACAAAAATATACTCTAAATGCCAAAGAAAATCAAAGTCTAAAAGCATTAACAAGACAGTACCAAAATATTTCCTTAGATCAGAAAATACAGTCTGTCATTAAAACAGGTACAGATCTTCATagaattatatattaaacatttaacaacaatattttaaaattacagtCCTAAATTACATAATGCATAACTGGCGTTTGGAaagaaatgacatttaaaaaagattagAAACCAAGCCCCTTAGAAAATCGTATTCCCCAGAAATGACAGCATGTGCGCTACACAGTAGTGAAAAAGTACCTACAATATAACTACACACTTCTcttgctttctctttttttttcagcctggaCGGATGGGGAAATGGCATTACTTCTTCGTTTagagtacagtataaacatgtCCAATAAACAGTACATATGGTTTATCAGCATTTTGTCAGTTTAATTTTAGCCCCTTTAGGACAAATCCTAAGACTCTGAGTTATGCCCAGTAACTAtcggtatgttttttttccccacttgtGTGAgagacacaattttttttttgatttcaAAGTCTTCAatcacataaaaaattaaaaataataaaaataaaaaaaaacacaaaaatgtaaaaaaatttaataaaatgcccCTGCCACCATGTCTTTGCTCCTTGGCTTTTGGATGATGCAGCTGCAGCTCATAAGAAGGTAAGGGGCATGCTAAAAGCTGGAGCTTGAGGGCAGGTTTATGGTTGTTATGGATACAGTGGTTGGTCTTGGCAGGCACAAGCGGTTCCCTCTCACTCAAAACCCCCGTAACTGgagcaggttttttttctccagggCTTGATGTGGTTCAGTAGTGATGCTAGCAGTAGTGTTTATGTCTTTAGCAAGGCCAGAGTGAACATTTCAGGCACGGGTTTCCAAAGCTCCATCTGGATCAGGCATCAAGGGGAAAACATGAgtaaaaaggattttaaattattttgcttaaaaataagAATCTTTAGAAAGAAGCTTACCCTTTTTATCACAGCATCCTGCCTGGTGCTGGCCTGGTCCGTACACTGTTTTCCAAAAAGACCCTGTAAGTAAagaaattaatgtttatttataaataatcttGTGAAACTGAGACTGACTTGTACAATGACTAACGATACTCACATCTGATCATCTTCTAGAGACTTCTGAATCTCTTGAAGTACATCTATATAGGGATAGGAGTCACAAGGAATGACATTTCATATTAGCACCACTCAGCTGAAACAGTGCAAACACTTGGCACTGTAATAtgaaatataatgtaattttggTGCAATGCTGTATTAAATGCAGCTTCAACGACTGAATAAACAATAGTAATATACATGTTATAACATGTCCAGACATAAAAGTTTGTTATTgatcatgcacacacaaattatGATTTTGCAGACAAAGAGTTGAAGATGTCGCTGATGCATATTATTGCACATCAAACTTTAGAAACAAGGTGACAAGCAATATAAAATcaactgggggaaaaaaaatcctaatgcTGATCTGCCCTGTAGTTTTAATCCTGAGCGTCCAATCTTTCCATGGCCAACTCTGCCAGGTGCTAGGTACTAAAATGACCACTGGTTAGTGATGTACTCACTCTCATCGTTCAGCAAAGCATGCTCCATTACTTGTCTAGCAGAATTCTCTGGAATATACAAGCATACAAGCATTCAGCAAAAGCATGCTGGTATTCAAGCAACACttaagcaaaaatgtttttCGGGTTAGGAAcagtttttttccttgaaagcatgcacattattttatttgcacTTATCCACAAGGGTTAAAACAACTGGAGTGAAGGATTTATTTTCAGTGAGAAATTTTGCAAAACAGAAACATCAGTCTTGTAATGTACAGTGGCATTCAATGACAGCACAAAAAGTGAActattatgtatataattgtgTAACTTACATTCTATCTTTAATTAGCTTCTTTCAAACATTGTTCATACATTCATCAAACCATAGCATACATGACGGTCAACTTTCTGTCTCCTTTAAaattattgcaattttttttttttttaatgatggcaTACGTTTTGGAAATTAAAGTTACACAAAGAAACTACTAccagaaaataaatgttcaaTCCAGCTGCGTCTAAATATATAGCCAGACAAGTACAACTCAACACAACACAGAATCACGATATTTGTTAATATGAAGTCGTTAGAGTAGTAAGGCATGAaatctaaaagtttttttttttaaagtaagtcAGGTGCTCAAGCCCACACTGACTACACGCATGATTAGCATCTAATGCAATGCTTATTGGAATACatattcaggttttttttgtaatcttacCATACTTTTCACTGTTCCTGCTATAGTTTCTGAAAAAGCAAAACACAACAGaaatattacttttaataataaaaaaaacaagtccgAAGATTCTTTAAAATAACATCTGATAAAGAGCTGAGTGGAAATATTATTTTAGTAATAACGCAACTCTGCTAAGGCAATATCAAATTATTTTACCTGTGTTCTGTGGACGACCCATCAGGCTGGTCTCTATGAGACAGACTGGGGTGTGATGTGAGTCTTGTTTGGGAAGGAGCCTCCACCAAACACCGTGGCTCCACCACCCACCGTGCAGAGAGGGAGAAGCGCTCAAACTCAGATGGAGAGATCAGGTAAAGTCCTAaagacaatataaaatataataagttTGTTTAGCATAgtaaaaaacaagtaaataatttgttaaCTTAGTGGCATTATCAAGTGAGCCCAAAACCTACCCTGGCCATACTTCGTGAAGACACAGGATGCAATCCCACTGACATCCTCTTTTCGGATGCAGGGATAGTGCACCTGCATTTTGATTGATGGCAAAGAGATGACGTGTAGCTCGCCCTGATTGGTCAACACAACCAAACTGCTTTCGCCATAGTCCTCGACACGACTGCTTCCAAACCAGGCCACGCCTACCCGACGCACCCTTGAACCATCAACTGCTGTCAGTTTAAGCTTTGCCTTACTGCTCACTTTTGGCAATGTGAATAGCTATAGACAAATAAATACAAGTTGGTCAATTCTATTGTAATTGTACAACCAAAAATCCAACAAAACATTAAAGGAGTTATAAAGCCAAATAAGAAGAAACTTATGCTAGAATAATTTACTAAATAATTTACCTAAAAAataaagggataaaaaaaacattttttaacaactGCATGATTTAcaaagcaaacattttaaatggcaAAGAAATGCGCATAAACATTCAGACCTTTAACTGTTCCTCTGAGATGACGAGCAGTTGGTGGGATCCCTGCATATCAGGGCTACGGGAAAGATCATGTGCAACTTCCAGTGGCTCAGGTAATGGGGCTCCCCTTCCATCCAAAACCACCAGGCCTACAACTGGAGCCCGATGCATAAGCTGGATCTCTTTAGCTGAGAAGGTATTTCATAAAGAAAAATGAGTTATTGTTAAAACTTCCACTTTAACTACTAAAAAAATGGGGAAGGGGAGAATACCAGCTGGTTTTACCTGCATGTGCGATCACTTGGTCATCCATTCTCCGTTCTACAGCAGGAAGGCGGAGCATGTAAGCAAACACAGCACCACCATTGGTTCCTGCCCATAGAGAGGGTGTGCTGTGAGAGCCTGTAAAAGAAGTCactattactgtatatgaaaatattttgatAGTGTAATTGACTAcactataatttataaaaaataaaataaaaattaagaactGTATCTTCTATTATCCTACTTACTGTCACTGAGGAATGTGTCAGCAAAACAGAGAGTTCTAACAAGACCAGTAAAGGAATCGTCAGCAGAGCGAGCTTCAATCTTCCTCTGGACTGGGGCCAGCTCCATTTCATGCAAAGCTTCTGCCTCCAGACGCGCATTCAGTTCCTGCAACTGATTTGTATGTACCGCAAAGAGGATTTAATGAGAACGTTTATCAAATTACTCCAGGCAATATGAAACAGCAAAGATGTGACCAGTATaactaaaaatttaattatgatTCTGGTGCTGTAACAACTGAAAGAAACCAAAGGCAGAGAAAGCTACCTTGGCTGCATTGTTAGTGTGGTGTTTGTGCATGGAGACTCGACTGCGGCGAATTCGACGGAAGGACTGTCGCAAAGACTTCTTAATGGACTTCACTCTGGACAACGGCCCCTCCAGAGCCACCTGGTCACTGGGGTTAAGAGTGCACCTACCAGAGAAGAAGGGCAATAAGAAAGCAATAAGTACGACATTTACTACGCAGACTGTCATAGTTTTATAAAAGGTTCAGCAGACTGAAATACAACTATCCTGCTTATACAACAACGTAGCGAAACACtggcataataaataaaatgaatcagTATGAAACATCATGCCAGGCCAAGATAACGAACCATAACAAGGGTCTGGTAAGTATTTTTCCGAAGGCAAGTAGCTATCAAAATCATTCTCATGACTAACTAAACACTGCTAAAGCTGTGAAGCTATAGAATATCTTACTTGACCATGACATTATTCTTCTGTTGGTAGTCATAGACACCAAAGCCATGGCTAGTACCGAAGGCCACTAGCTTCCACTCTGAATGCAGAGCTATTGCTGTGACCACAGCAGGTGGCTGACACTGCACCAAGGCGAAGGGCTGGAAGCCTGGGGGAAAGGTGACCGGTTCACCTCGGAGATCCAGACGTGCCTGACCCTTCCAGCGAAAACCTTCCTGCCCCTGCAGCAGGTCCACTACTGTGGCCTCTACTGTCTGTTCAGCTGCCTCATCATTAATCTCCAGCACAAGAACCTAAGACAAGGTCAGATACAAAGGTTACAAGAGCCATAttgtaaaaacttaattttatagtcataaataaagctaaataataATCTCCTGGATGAGACCATACCTGTCCTGCAGTTCCTGCTACAGTCAGGTAACCGCTATATTTACACAAATGAATCTTCTGAATGCCAAGTCGAGGGTCATCACTATACGGGTCAAAGCAGCCCacctaaaataaacacagttttGAGATCatatattaataatgaattGAAAAACAGATTTACATGGCCACTAAAAAGTCACATAACTTTAAATATCTAAGAATTTCAAAAGAAAGTTATTTCTCCTTACCTTACGAAAAGGTGGCCACTCGCCCTCAGTGCCCTGGTTCATATTGTCATTGGGATCAGCATCAGTGTGGAAAACTGCAGCCGTGCTCAGTTTGTATATGGGGTGGAGACAGACCCCCGAGGCATCCCAGAAACGCACCGTTCCATCCTCATGCCTATACAAAAGAACAGAGAACTTCAGATTCTAACACACTGCTTACCACATTGCATGATCATTTTCTCATAGCAAAGAAATTCAAACTCAACACTGTTAAAGAGAGCATGCAGTTTAAATGAACCTCTGCATTAgcctacaatttttttttttctcagataaGGCATAAATGTAACCTGATGGCCACTTACCCAGTCAGCAAAAGGTCTCTTTGTGGAGGATCTGGAGCAAGATTTTGTCCTCCATTTATTGGCCAgggctaaaaaaagaaaagaaaaaaaagatgatcatCTGTCAGAGAATGAACGTGGCAATGAAAAGGGGTGTAAATTAGAAATGTTATTAATTACCcttataagtaaaaataaatgcactttATGAATTTGTCCAATGCTTAAGACACCAGATGATTATATACAATTCTCCCCATCCGCCATCCCTTTGTCCACCCCTCCCagcacaataaataaacaaatccatCCCAACGGTTTGTTTAAATGATGGTACTTCTAGTTAATAACCTAGTAAACCAGTGCAAGGATAAATTTAATAAGggaaactttaaagcatttatGTAAGTCACACTGGATATGACCATCTGCAAAATGCCAACATGTAAACATAACCatatgtcaatattttgtggatGTGATCAACAGAATTTTTGCCTCCCTCTTCAATTTACTCTTcaagtactgtaaatacaaCCATTGTAATTTCTGCACTATATATAACATGTAGTACATGTACAAAACAAAGTGTCCTAGCAACGAAGTACAAGTCTGTGTCTCTTGTGTCCCAAATACCTTTCTTGAGTAGCTTGTGTTTTGCAATTTGCCAGCAGCATGCACCCTCTCCCACAGTTTAAGTGGGATTGAAGAGACGTGGTGAGAGCAGGTGATTGCTGAACAATGCAGAGGCACTAGATATGGGGTCTGGAACACAGGCCAGCCCTCAGTCTGCAGATCCACCACCACCAGCTCCTCCTCCACCAACACTACCAGAGCAATTGGGTCCCCTGCAAAACACAATgacgcatacatacacacagttaGATGCCACTAGGACTCCTTGTGTCAATATGTTTAAACAGCCTGGGAAGTAGCAGCATTAGTTCCTGAAATGTGTGTAAAGGGTTTATCGTTTAGAACATCATGTAATGCAATTAATTAAAGTTGTCCCTGCCTTTTTGGCGTTCCCCTTCTCTGATGACAAAGAAATCAATGATGCGGGAGGTGAAGTCCAGCGCTACATGAGTCTTGCTGTGGATGACAGAGATGCAGTGGCGATCTCCGTAGCTGGCCCTTGGCATACCACCACTAAAGATGAGGAATGGGGGCCTgcgtaaaaacaaaacattaaaatatttcacaaataaaatatgGCTAAGTGAGTGAAACTCTTTTTCCTACCACAAAAAATATACTATTGAATCAATACTGCTGGTACATTTATTGCTGCTCCACAATTAAACATTGTTCTATTGTCTTGTGAATTTAACGTGTACGGTCCTGTGAATTGATTATCCTGCACCTATCTCATAGTGTTGTGCACATGCACTGCAGTCTTGTGTATTATACCAGTACTGCAGCATGAGCCTGGACGGATGACATTTCTTATACAAGGTCCAttgagaaagaataaaatcCACCTGATTTTTCTCTTATAAAATGTATGACTGTGAATGTGACTGAAAATTTAGTTAATTAGTTcggataaaaaatttaaaactgatCTACTCGGAATGACTTAGTAACTGAGGGAAACAAAAGGGAAATATAAACCTCTACACACAAGTTATAAATTAACCAGCAATGCGGAGTCACACTGGAACATTCTGGTTAATGACATCGTAAGCAAACACATCTGTTCCAGGTTCACAAGGATCTCACCCAACAACCCCCCcctcccaaaacacacacacacacacacacacccaccacacacacacacacacacacacacacacacacacacacacacacacacacacacacacactaacccttGTCTTGTTGAAATCTGTAAAATTTTGGGAATCGCCTTGCACGGGAAGGATCCTAAACACAGTAAGAACAATaactcaataaattaaaaaaagcaatataggTAATAAAATCTTTGAGACAACCAGCAGAACGCCTTACACCAACAGCACAGGTACAATCAGgtgcataaattatttttgaacaaaaatattttttttgtcatttggcctctgtacaccaccacactCACTAACACTCAACATGTGAGCGAAGTGAACacattcagctttaattcaaagGTTTTAACAAAACTGTAGTGTCTCACACACTTTCGGGTGCTCATAAATAATGGGACAAAATGTTGACAAGCAGTTGCATGACCTGTTCCCTCATTAGTCCATGGCTAATAAAGCAGATATCAACCGAATCAAAGCTGAAAGTCTTGGGTGTTTCAGTTCAAAttcagtgtggtggtgtacaAATTGCAAACggcaaaaaaactaattttttccAAATGTGTGGACCTGACCGTACAACTGGTTTTAACATAAAATGGTAATGCACTTGTTGTAATGTAATTGTTGTAACAGCTCTCACACAGGGAATTGTAGAGACacataaacagatttaaaaatggGTTGATGTTAATCaagtacaaaatgtttttccttgcaaaacatttatttaccatttatGCAATGAGGCTAAATTGCAAGCACTCTAAAACTCGGGGTACACCATTTCGAACGACTGTTTATCGTTGCTGTAATGcaactgtaaatgtaaagagGAACAAACTTGTCTCTTGAGTGTTTCTTTAATGTTAAAACTATTACTTTAATGTTAAAACTAAgactataaaatgttaaaaagcatGACAGGCTGTccataaataaatcatagtAATCATTGACAAATATCTGTGGTATAAGTAAAATAGCATACTCCTGGTCATGCTGTCCcacaaaaataatgcattttgtgtatttttccttAGTAAGTGGCATCACACATTTTCATA
The DNA window shown above is from Clarias gariepinus isolate MV-2021 ecotype Netherlands chromosome 14, CGAR_prim_01v2, whole genome shotgun sequence and carries:
- the llgl2 gene encoding LLGL scribble cell polarity complex component 2 isoform X2; this encodes MKRFRRHGHDSQRDKLKQELYQFNKTVEHGFPHQPSALGFSPSLGLLAIGTRSGAIKLYGAPGVEFMGLHDENAAVTQVHFLPHQVELVTLLDDNSLHMWTLRAHKGVSELLEIGRFTLTGPPGAIPSVTRVTAVLAHSSGELLLLGTEAGHVFVVEVPGFRELEENNISVEDVQSRVPEEYVGRRNLECVETLHENPLNPRQVLIGYSRGLMVLWDLDRRCAIQHFLGTQQLESVWWMEDGGIILSSHSDGSYCHWTVTGRDPQTEPEKQETPYGSFPCKAIPKILQISTRQGPPFLIFSGGMPRASYGDRHCISVIHSKTHVALDFTSRIIDFFVIREGERQKGDPIALVVLVEEELVVVDLQTEGWPVFQTPYLVPLHCSAITCSHHVSSIPLKLWERVHAAGKLQNTSYSRKPWPINGGQNLAPDPPQRDLLLTGHEDGTVRFWDASGVCLHPIYKLSTAAVFHTDADPNDNMNQGTEGEWPPFRKVGCFDPYSDDPRLGIQKIHLCKYSGYLTVAGTAGQVLVLEINDEAAEQTVEATVVDLLQGQEGFRWKGQARLDLRGEPVTFPPGFQPFALVQCQPPAVVTAIALHSEWKLVAFGTSHGFGVYDYQQKNNVMVKCTLNPSDQVALEGPLSRVKSIKKSLRQSFRRIRRSRVSMHKHHTNNAAKLQELNARLEAEALHEMELAPVQRKIEARSADDSFTGLVRTLCFADTFLSDSSHSTPSLWAGTNGGAVFAYMLRLPAVERRMDDQVIAHAAKEIQLMHRAPVVGLVVLDGRGAPLPEPLEVAHDLSRSPDMQGSHQLLVISEEQLKLFTLPKVSSKAKLKLTAVDGSRVRRVGVAWFGSSRVEDYGESSLVVLTNQGELHVISLPSIKMQVHYPCIRKEDVSGIASCVFTKYGQGLYLISPSEFERFSLSARWVVEPRCLVEAPSQTRLTSHPSLSHRDQPDGSSTEHRNYSRNSEKYDVLQEIQKSLEDDQMVFLENSVRTRPAPGRML
- the llgl2 gene encoding LLGL scribble cell polarity complex component 2 isoform X1, which codes for MKRFRRHGHDSQRDKLKQELYQFNKTVEHGFPHQPSALGFSPSLGLLAIGTRSGAIKLYGAPGVEFMGLHDENAAVTQVHFLPHQVELVTLLDDNSLHMWTLRAHKGVSELLEIGRFTLTGPPGAIPSVTRVTAVLAHSSGELLLLGTEAGHVFVVEVPGFRELEENNISVEDVQSRVPEEYVGRRNLECVETLHENPLNPRQVLIGYSRGLMVLWDLDRRCAIQHFLGTQQLESVWWMEDGGIILSSHSDGSYCHWTVTGRDPQTEPEKQETPYGSFPCKAIPKILQISTRQGPPFLIFSGGMPRASYGDRHCISVIHSKTHVALDFTSRIIDFFVIREGERQKGDPIALVVLVEEELVVVDLQTEGWPVFQTPYLVPLHCSAITCSHHVSSIPLKLWERVHAAGKLQNTSYSRKPWPINGGQNLAPDPPQRDLLLTGHEDGTVRFWDASGVCLHPIYKLSTAAVFHTDADPNDNMNQGTEGEWPPFRKVGCFDPYSDDPRLGIQKIHLCKYSGYLTVAGTAGQVLVLEINDEAAEQTVEATVVDLLQGQEGFRWKGQARLDLRGEPVTFPPGFQPFALVQCQPPAVVTAIALHSEWKLVAFGTSHGFGVYDYQQKNNVMVKCTLNPSDQVALEGPLSRVKSIKKSLRQSFRRIRRSRVSMHKHHTNNAAKLQELNARLEAEALHEMELAPVQRKIEARSADDSFTGLVRTLCFADTFLSDSSHSTPSLWAGTNGGAVFAYMLRLPAVERRMDDQVIAHAAKEIQLMHRAPVVGLVVLDGRGAPLPEPLEVAHDLSRSPDMQGSHQLLVISEEQLKLFTLPKVSSKAKLKLTAVDGSRVRRVGVAWFGSSRVEDYGESSLVVLTNQGELHVISLPSIKMQVHYPCIRKEDVSGIASCVFTKYGQGLYLISPSEFERFSLSARWVVEPRCLVEAPSQTRLTSHPSLSHRDQPDGSSTEHRNYSRNSEKYENSARQVMEHALLNDENVLQEIQKSLEDDQMVFLENSVRTRPAPGRML